In bacterium, the sequence AAAAAAGATGGGACTAAAAAGATCCGATATCGTTCGTATGGCCATTCAAAGTTTCCTTGAAGAATACTGCGAAAGCGACTACCGAACTCCTTACCAGAGAGCAGGGCATCTTCTTGGCCTTGTATCTAGTGGCAAGAAAGATCTCGGTCAGCGCCATCGCCATTATCTAATCGAAAAACTGAGGAGCGGTTCAAGATGATGCAGGCGTTGATGGATACGGGCCCCTGGGTTGCTCTTATTGATCGTAGTGAAGAAAAGCACGACGAGTGCACCGATTGGTTTCGCCATTTCGAGGGAAGCATCTTTTCTTCAGAAGCCGTGCTCACAGAGATCCTCTATTTAC encodes:
- a CDS encoding ribbon-helix-helix domain-containing protein; translation: MQITVRMPDEYEEKLRSLAKKMGLKRSDIVRMAIQSFLEEYCESDYRTPYQRAGHLLGLVSSGKKDLGQRHRHYLIEKLRSGSR